One window from the genome of Treponema sp. OMZ 838 encodes:
- a CDS encoding DEAD/DEAH box helicase: protein MARSKYGMTPWGAWFLRMIESYDGDGRVSRGKSYANTGKVDSLVITGNKVAARVAGHYDPWYYISLTFPRISEPNRKKLEKILTEHPADFIALGSGTMTERLVTLFEAKDIRFIPRRWSLIESDCSCPDSASLCKHIAAVLYILAKEIDHDPRLLFQLAGIDLAELREKILPAAREKSAESALTVVSEQGASPADTTAADSAMGVTPADNTAPATDNASTAGAQRKARQSGVAGRATKASSFSVPSEPEYEHPVPLSLRRADEPALDVPAELPRFPLEESFLPLISALLPPLTPFYDDDLVAAFKELYHKLIVRQNKEFELTLEQRIAVLMKSGTGCASAATLCDSSRLLYTPVRLDTAKLPTQKTTEVPAFPLQKEAALQLRVRLPNGTEAALTLVQALHLLRGVTPLTDSPDGMKAAYTVLTLGERLVAESALLPAVYLDPGTRKLAIFWKPLTSAQAVSAAIDRCALFITEAFFPQVKSWGRRYCTELLLTAFLTEYVHTTGFMPSGIRQAEQEIAALFFQGATINTKAPGMRRLPASITRWLAVLYYDSNSLHFRLILEEAKQSDFQISAEVCHSEETNNRFVPFSRIADSVQLESKTVEFAIALSAYLPKLTEMIGQKSVPLTQEETAVFLRTAAPLLSRFGIEVVLPKTLQRALKPRAVFQLKRQKGAGAVQSYLSLDNLMDYDRSIMLGDTVISAKKFRALMKQSSGLVRFNDRYILVDPEHTARLLETMQHERPGINEVIQGTLTGDTVMADGAPFSYSLFRETDAAVPRTLQATLRPYQKKGFQWLYSTIRSGFGCLLGDDMGLGKTLQVIALILKLKEQGFEHSGILIAAPASLLPNWEHELHTFAPSLRCTILHGQGRRFSAKSDIHITTYQTLQRDVKKLSEKTFDCLIIDEAQAVKNTQTKNAQALRLLQAQSRIAMTGTPVENSLEDMRALFDFIIPGYLGSSETFRKKWRIPIELHGDAETAESFQKITAPFLLRRLKTDPAVISDLPEKVITPQYCRLTPEQIALYESLVETQLKSVLKAEEGIQRNALVLKLLTALKQVCNHPHVYDESFQTDTALSGKTAALMQLLGEILDAGEKTLIFSQYTQTLFLLRKLIQEQFGDEPLLLHGQMPLTARKAAVESFQTDPAQRIFLISLKAGGTGLNLTAATRVIHFDLWYNPAIEDQATDRAFRIGQHNTVFVSRFICAGTFEEKIDEMIQKKRHISQMTLSGGESWIGKMSNEELAELFQ from the coding sequence ATGGCACGCAGTAAGTACGGAATGACACCGTGGGGCGCATGGTTTTTACGGATGATCGAAAGCTATGACGGCGACGGGCGGGTGTCGCGGGGGAAAAGTTACGCGAATACCGGTAAGGTAGATTCCCTCGTTATTACCGGTAATAAAGTTGCTGCCCGTGTTGCGGGGCATTATGACCCCTGGTACTATATTTCGCTCACCTTTCCCCGTATTTCCGAACCGAATCGAAAAAAATTGGAAAAAATCTTAACGGAGCATCCCGCCGACTTCATCGCATTGGGAAGCGGTACGATGACGGAACGTCTTGTAACGCTCTTTGAGGCAAAGGATATACGGTTTATTCCCCGCCGCTGGAGCCTTATCGAAAGCGATTGCTCCTGTCCCGACTCCGCCTCCCTGTGTAAACACATCGCTGCGGTGCTGTATATTTTGGCAAAAGAAATCGACCACGATCCGCGGCTCCTCTTTCAGCTTGCGGGCATCGATCTCGCCGAACTGCGGGAAAAAATACTGCCCGCCGCACGGGAAAAGTCTGCCGAATCGGCTCTAACCGTCGTATCGGAGCAGGGCGCATCACCGGCGGATACTACGGCAGCGGATTCCGCAATGGGTGTTACACCGGCGGATAATACTGCACCGGCAACCGATAATGCCTCAACCGCCGGAGCGCAAAGAAAAGCGAGGCAATCCGGCGTGGCGGGTAGGGCAACTAAAGCATCGTCTTTTTCAGTGCCGTCAGAACCCGAATACGAACATCCGGTGCCGTTATCCCTGCGCCGTGCGGATGAGCCTGCGCTGGACGTACCCGCGGAGCTTCCCCGCTTTCCACTTGAAGAATCGTTTTTACCGCTGATTTCCGCGCTGCTTCCGCCGCTTACACCGTTTTATGATGATGACTTGGTGGCTGCCTTTAAAGAGCTATACCATAAACTGATTGTCCGGCAGAACAAAGAATTCGAGTTGACGCTTGAGCAGCGGATTGCCGTTTTAATGAAATCCGGTACGGGCTGCGCATCGGCGGCAACGCTGTGCGATTCAAGCCGCCTTTTGTACACGCCGGTTCGGCTCGATACGGCAAAACTGCCGACGCAAAAAACGACAGAGGTTCCGGCTTTCCCCTTGCAGAAAGAAGCAGCGTTGCAGCTCCGCGTGCGGCTTCCGAACGGTACGGAGGCCGCGCTGACACTCGTGCAAGCACTTCACCTGTTGCGCGGCGTTACACCCCTTACGGATTCTCCGGATGGTATGAAGGCGGCATATACGGTACTGACACTCGGAGAGCGGCTCGTCGCCGAGTCTGCGCTGCTGCCGGCGGTATACCTCGATCCGGGAACGCGGAAACTGGCGATATTTTGGAAGCCGCTGACTTCGGCGCAGGCTGTTTCCGCAGCAATCGACCGCTGCGCCCTCTTTATCACCGAAGCATTTTTTCCGCAAGTTAAGAGCTGGGGCAGGCGGTACTGCACCGAACTGCTGCTGACGGCGTTCCTCACCGAATATGTGCATACTACCGGTTTTATGCCCTCCGGTATCCGCCAAGCGGAACAGGAAATTGCGGCTCTCTTTTTCCAAGGCGCGACTATCAACACGAAGGCGCCGGGTATGCGCCGCCTTCCCGCATCGATTACCCGTTGGCTTGCCGTGCTCTACTACGACAGCAACAGCCTCCATTTCCGGCTCATCTTGGAGGAGGCAAAACAGTCTGACTTTCAGATTTCCGCCGAGGTGTGCCACAGCGAAGAAACGAACAACCGGTTCGTACCGTTTTCCCGTATCGCCGACTCCGTACAGCTGGAAAGCAAAACGGTGGAGTTCGCGATTGCGCTTTCCGCATATCTGCCGAAATTAACGGAGATGATCGGGCAAAAGTCGGTTCCGCTTACGCAGGAAGAGACGGCGGTGTTTTTACGGACGGCGGCGCCGCTCCTCTCCCGTTTTGGGATAGAGGTCGTGCTGCCTAAGACGTTGCAGCGGGCGCTGAAACCGCGGGCGGTGTTCCAGCTGAAACGACAAAAGGGAGCCGGCGCCGTACAGTCGTACCTCAGCCTTGATAATCTGATGGATTATGACCGCAGCATTATGCTTGGCGATACCGTCATCAGCGCCAAGAAATTCCGCGCATTGATGAAGCAGAGCAGCGGTTTGGTGAGATTTAACGACCGCTACATCCTTGTCGATCCCGAACACACGGCGCGTCTTCTCGAAACCATGCAGCACGAAAGACCCGGCATCAATGAGGTCATTCAAGGGACATTGACCGGAGATACCGTAATGGCGGACGGCGCGCCGTTTTCTTATTCGCTCTTTCGGGAAACGGATGCCGCAGTACCCCGCACATTGCAGGCGACGCTCCGGCCGTATCAGAAAAAAGGTTTTCAGTGGCTCTATTCTACCATTAGAAGCGGCTTCGGCTGTCTATTGGGGGATGATATGGGGCTTGGTAAAACGCTGCAAGTTATCGCCCTTATTCTCAAATTGAAAGAACAGGGCTTTGAGCATAGCGGCATCCTTATCGCAGCTCCGGCAAGTCTTTTGCCGAACTGGGAACATGAGCTGCACACCTTTGCTCCGTCGCTGCGTTGTACAATCTTGCACGGACAGGGGCGGCGGTTTTCCGCAAAGTCTGACATTCATATTACGACGTATCAGACCCTCCAGCGGGATGTAAAAAAACTTTCCGAAAAGACCTTTGACTGCCTGATTATCGACGAAGCGCAGGCGGTTAAAAATACGCAGACCAAAAACGCTCAAGCGCTCAGGCTTTTGCAGGCACAGTCCCGCATCGCGATGACCGGTACGCCGGTTGAAAACAGCCTTGAGGATATGCGCGCCTTGTTCGATTTTATCATTCCGGGTTATCTCGGCTCTTCGGAAACCTTCCGTAAAAAATGGCGCATACCCATCGAGCTGCACGGCGATGCGGAGACTGCGGAATCATTCCAAAAGATTACCGCGCCGTTTTTACTCCGCCGCCTTAAAACCGACCCCGCCGTTATTTCCGACTTACCGGAAAAAGTGATTACGCCGCAATACTGCCGCCTGACGCCGGAGCAAATCGCGCTGTACGAAAGCCTTGTTGAAACGCAGCTGAAAAGCGTGTTGAAGGCGGAGGAGGGGATTCAGCGGAATGCGTTGGTACTGAAACTGCTGACCGCCTTAAAGCAGGTGTGCAACCATCCCCATGTCTATGACGAAAGCTTTCAGACCGATACGGCGCTTTCCGGCAAGACCGCCGCGCTGATGCAGCTGCTCGGCGAAATATTGGACGCCGGCGAAAAGACACTGATTTTCAGCCAATACACGCAAACGCTCTTTTTACTGCGGAAGCTGATACAGGAGCAATTCGGCGATGAGCCGCTCCTCTTGCACGGACAGATGCCGCTTACCGCACGGAAGGCCGCGGTCGAATCGTTCCAAACCGATCCGGCGCAACGCATCTTTCTTATTTCGCTCAAGGCAGGCGGTACCGGCTTAAACCTTACCGCTGCGACCCGCGTTATCCACTTTGACCTCTGGTACAACCCTGCGATAGAAGATCAGGCGACCGACCGCGCATTCCGAATCGGGCAGCACAACACCGTGTTTGTGTCCCGTTTTATCTGCGCCGGTACCTTTGAAGAAAAAATCGATGAGATGATTCAAAAGAAGCGGCATATTTCTCAGATGACCTTGAGCGGCGGCGAATCGTGGATCGGCAAGATGAGCAATGAAGAACTTGCCGAGTTGTTTCAGTAA
- a CDS encoding lipopolysaccharide assembly protein LapB: MDTILKEGVQLYRESRYEEALAAFLKISSKDTELNFDLAYYIGLCYASLLQYDNALVYLEQIITAGTDIARVYQCRLILAFIYTKTGRVRLAEFELSKLLDAGYDSPQVHTSMAYLAYEQEKVDKSLSLYEKALELDPDNSTALNGLGYILADTEKDLTRALILCKKALDAQPDNPAYLDSLAWTYYKMGFDTEARSYIQRADAQLPDNKIIKRHLQRIMNG; this comes from the coding sequence ATGGATACGATTCTTAAAGAAGGGGTACAGTTGTATCGAGAAAGTCGGTATGAGGAAGCGCTCGCCGCATTTTTAAAGATATCTTCTAAAGATACTGAACTCAATTTTGACTTGGCGTATTATATCGGTCTCTGTTATGCGAGCCTTTTACAATATGATAATGCGCTTGTCTATTTGGAGCAGATTATCACTGCGGGAACCGATATTGCCCGTGTATATCAATGCCGGCTTATTTTAGCCTTTATTTATACAAAAACAGGCCGTGTCCGTTTGGCGGAATTTGAGCTTTCAAAACTTTTGGATGCAGGATACGATTCTCCGCAGGTACATACCTCGATGGCGTATTTGGCGTATGAGCAAGAGAAAGTCGATAAGTCGTTGAGCCTTTATGAAAAAGCGTTGGAGCTTGATCCGGATAATTCGACAGCGCTCAATGGACTTGGCTATATTCTTGCCGATACTGAAAAAGATTTAACCCGGGCTTTAATCCTGTGCAAAAAGGCGCTCGATGCACAGCCCGATAATCCCGCTTATTTGGATTCGCTGGCGTGGACATATTATAAGATGGGCTTTGATACCGAAGCCCGATCATATATCCAACGAGCGGATGCACAGCTTCCCGATAATAAAATAATTAAGCGCCATTTGCAGCGTATTATGAATGGATAA